Proteins from a genomic interval of Rosa chinensis cultivar Old Blush chromosome 2, RchiOBHm-V2, whole genome shotgun sequence:
- the LOC112184484 gene encoding uncharacterized protein LOC112184484, whose translation MGVHTKKKSRIFSSLSVDLLGLVINKVKDKEDRNSLPQNCKQWFKLEGLDRSSLSLDVNKPGFSLPALTRFPNIVNLTLWDFKTHTDLEFIAKPKGDGCILSRKGLCALGDGCPKLSEVEIIGPNATGDSGVDELLHSAQNLEPLVLLKNSLISGEALRAIGFTSSISILELIHCYNITDEGLAFSVNGSTSKTLKKFVLYTCPKITNTGVELLGKMCSLEHLELSSGGEMSQITDIGGVAISAIRTLKELRLNHLNVSNPTIVALAQNFRNLEILDIGGSERDFYVL comes from the exons ATGGGTGTACACACCAAAAAGAAATCTAGGATATTTTCATCGTTGAGCGTTGATTTACTTGGCCTAGTCATTAACAAGGTTAAGGACAAAGAAGATAGAAACTCGTTACCTCAGAACTGCAAGCAATGGTTTAAATTGGAAGGTCTAGACCGGTCATCACTTTCCCTTGATGTTAACAAGCCCGGATTTTCCCTTCCTGCACTAACTAGATTCCCCAATATAGTCAATTTGACATTATGGGATTTCAAGACCCACACCGACCTCGAATTCATAGCCAAA CCAAAAGGTGATGGTTGTATTTTAAGCCGAAAAGGTCTCTGTGCTTTGGGAGATGGGTGTCCCAAATTGTCCGAAGTTGAGATTATTGGGCCAAACGCAACAGGGGATTCTGGAGTTGATGAGCTTTTACATTCAGCACAGAACTTGGAGCCCCTGGTTTTGCTAAAGAATAGCTTGATATCGGGTGAAGCCCTCAGAGCAATTGGGTTCACATCTTCCATTAGCATTTTAGAGCTAATACATTGTTATAACATTACAGATGAGGGATTGGCTTTTTCAGTGAATGGATCTACCTCAAAAACCCTTAAGAAATTCGTCCTTTATACTTGCCCTAAAATCACTAATACTGGGGTCGAGCTTTTGGGCAAAATGTGCAGCTTGGAGCACCTGGAATTGTCCTCTGGGGGAGAAATGAGTCAAATCACTGATATTGGAGGTGTGGCAATCTCTGCAATTCGAACCCTCAAGGAATTGAGATTGAATCATCTAAACGTGTCAAACCCTACCATAGTCGCTCTTGCACAGAATTTCCGCAACTTGGAAATACTTGATATAGGGGGTTCTGAAAGG